TGCAAACAAGTTTCGTTCAtactctgagagagagagagagactttaaACCAACTTACCCTCAATCTATATTTGTAAACCATGTATGCTCCACCAGCAGCCACAGCCAAACCTATCAAAATGACCCAAATAACTGCCCATGCAGATCTCTCTTCAGTTGCCGTTTTACCTGCAGATGACCATTTGGGAATCAAACAAAGAATTTGAATGCTTAAAATACATGTACAGACACAAAATTTTAGTTGAGGAACTCACTTATGCAAGTATCATGGTCCCTCATATACAGAAGGCCACCACTGCAAGTGCACTCATAGCTACCCCAGGTGTCCTTGCAGCTGCATTCAGGACACTGGCAGACTTTCCTCTCTTTGCATTCGTCGATATCTTTGCAGTAAGAACAGGAAACATAAAACGGTCATGTCAGTCAATATATTATCCAAGTAGTTCGGATGAGTGATTTGCAGGGATgtgtgaaaattaaaaatgagttatATGTCAAATCAAGAAATATTGCCTAAAGCTTTTTCATCCATGttattaattttctattaaaaggTGCCAATCAAATCTTCAGCTTTTATCAGTATTTACtccaagaaaacaacaaaaaatatcatGGCAATCATATGAACACCATGAATGTTCATCAGCTCAAACTGTCAAACCACATGACTTTTGATTTCTTAGAGGCTGTCATAAGCCAGAAGCTACTAGCATAAGACTAGAATGATCAGAGAAACTTTCTGCAGATGAAttcaaatgaaagagagaattcATTAAAAAAGTTTATATGCAGGTTGTGATTATTGTTCATTACAAAAGTTGCATCTGagaataagtaaataaaagaacaagaaaatggAATACAGATCCATTTAGCATCAGCCTTTTTTAACCCTCTCCTCCCCCACCCCatgaaaacacacaaaaaaaggaaaaagctaACAAGAAAGGAAATGGCATGGCATAAAAGAAGCTAAAACAGAGTGCTTGAGCATGTTAACATAACAactaacaaaatatattttttttttccttagagAAGACCTCTTCAAACATTTTTTACCATGGTAAAATCCCTATAAAGCCAGAAGGAAAATTTCGCCGAACAGCTATGACCAACTTTATTGTAAAGCATGAAATGTTGGGCATGTTATGCAGCAACATGTACATTATAAGCATAACTGAGATGAGGATTTTACCGTAGAGGTCTCTATGAGGCACACACCTATGCTATAAGACGCTTGCTTTACCCTAAGGAGAAAGGCATGCACCTGTTGCACCTATGTcacaaattttttgttttcattttttgatggACTTGCTAAAATCTAAGCAATAACAACTagggaaaaattaaaagaaatttgagaaaacaatATAAACACCCTATTATTAGCTATCTTATAAATGTGCACCTCACATCCAAAAGGCTCACGCCTATGCCTTGCACCTCAACAAGCCTtgagcctttgacaactatgattCAAAATGAGGTAATTCTTAATTAGTTCAAGGTGGTGCCTATTAAAGATATGATTAAGATAAGTTTTTAACGGAAGTGATGCTCATTCGAGAAGATAATGGAGATACTACAAACATCAGCTTGCAAGTGAGGAAAAAATCTCTAGAAGTAAATAGAAGATAAACGACAGAGCAATGTTCTAGAATGAAAAAGAAGCAAATAGATGAGCCATAAATCAGTTGTGGTGGGAGCAATGTTGGTGATCCAGTAGCTATGAATAGGAGATGGTTCTCTAAATGTGAGCAACCAACAAAGAAACAAGCTAGCTAAACCCAGTTCCCAAGAAGCCCACAAGCCTTCCATTATCTAACTCTTTTACCTCCAAACACCACTAGAACTCTCACTCGTTCTTCTCAGCATGACATTTAAATCCTTGTAATTCCCCTTTTATATTCTAACAGTACTCTTTGTTGGAGTATGTGAGAAAGTTGtaacttcaaaataatattttactgATAAGAGGTTGAAAGAGGAATTATAGTATAAccagaagaaaaataaaactgaatATATTTAAGCTCATCTggtaaaaatgaaataatatttttatgccaATCTCCTCTAATAGACTGGTATTCAATGGCTGATCAAGCTGAACTGGCATCGTTATAACCAGAACGCCGTACTTCATTGCCTCCATACCGAGATCCACCCACACTAGCTCACAAACCCACCAACACTCCTGTGGCCCAAAATCTTCACCTGCAGCACTGAGCCTTCCACCACCATTCCTCTGTCCCTAGCCCTCCCTAAAAACTTTAATGGCAGCATCTCTTTTGCCCTAATTTATCTCCCTTGGGAAAACTCACCACCCATTATGTAATTAACATTGCTGCTGTCTAGGAAGACAGATAGAAGAGGGTGATGACGCGGCAATTAGTTGCCACCTCATCATCCAGTCAACACTTCCACAGTGCCACATCAAAATTTTAACGTGGAAATTAGCAGTTGGTGGCTCCATTCCACAATTGgaacaaaaaaataagttttgtatgaattcaaaaaattaaaagtttgttttaaaattgaaactaaGCTGAAAGTTCAACATTTTTTTGATAAGTTAccctttaatatatatatatatatatcccgtCCCCCTTTTGTAAGCCAAAGCaactttaaattaatatttttgttttcaattttagctAGCTTGATAAATTCCTCTTTCAACCTTTCCACCTAACCCCTCTACCTTTGAAAACTCACTGTCCCCTGCCAGCATGTAAAATATAACTGCTTTATCTCTTCTAACATGACCTTTTAGGATGCCCAGTTCTTTTGTGACCAAATAGATATATGCAATGACTTAAGCCCCAATGTCCCCATGCCttcaaaatatctaaatttctACAGGCAACAGTAGCAGAACAAATAGCATGAACTGAAAAGCCCTCATAAATGAGAGGGGGTGTCCGATAATGATAACTAAACTGCAATTTTTCTCTTATAAGCTTCACAAGCTTCATCTGTGTGTTCTGCATGACCCAAATTTGACAAAGAACTCCAGCCAGATGAAAAAAGTCAGGGTACTGGAAACCCCTGTCAATAACATGGCTTCATGCAGTGATGTCCAAGGTAGCAAATAACTATAGGCTCTTACCTTCACAACTTTTAACGCCATCACCTTTGAACCCAGGAGGGCACATGCATTTAATGTCCCCATTATCCTGTTTGACCACAAAATTCAGAATCAAAACTTTAACATATAATAAATGAGGAAAATGGTAAAAGAAAGGAACTGTAAAATGATTGTCAAACCAAGCAAGCAGAGTAGGTGCGTCCATCACGAGTGTCATGCCAACAGCCTCCATTATTGATCTTGCAACGCCCAGGTCCACTTGCtgtaaatgtaaattttatgtGTTTTATGCCATAACCAATACATTTTCAACTCAAAACAATGTTAAAAGTTTTGATGAacgaaattaaaaagaaatggtATTCCAAAATAATAAGCACTGGTATATTTAGCTGGaatgcaaaacaaaaagaatagcAAGCTTTTAGTTTTAAATGAGGCTTACATCCAGTGATCTGTCTAGTTGTAATTACAATTGATTCTTCTTTGAATTGTTGGACATATAAATCATTTTGTGTCTTAACCAGATGATATTTtaggaatcttgaaaaatgataaataataaaacagaGGCTATTATTGTGGTCTCATAGAATTTTATTGGGTCTTCTTGTCTTACTATGACAACTCTCAGCGGCTTGTTGAAGTTCATgtttttctattctctctctttctcttttggGCTGATAGGGTATTGGATGGAATGCGGAAGTAATGGGAAGTAATGCTTGAATTATTATTTCTGACCAAGTTTCCTGGAGGGGCTTTAAAAAGAAGTATATGGGTTTAAATGCAGCTATTCATTTTCTGGGCTATTGAATCATGGAAATCAGTCCCTTCAGTTGGGTTAATGATAGAATTGCTTCATCCATATCCTGGTTGTGGAATTTCAATGATttattgtatgtgtgtgtgtacgtatatgtatgtacataagcgtaaataaataagaaactaattttaaaaaacaagtAAAATTGCCTTTGGAAAAGTTTGGTCAACCAAGCAAAACACTCAGTCAACCAAACTTCAACTTCGTTAGTTTTATTTGACAATGTTATGAGATCAAGACACATTTGAAAGTtccaaatatataattgatgcattttaagtttgttataaaattgataatcaGGTCAAAGTTCAGtgatgttttggtaattttccctttttaaatttttttttattaaatttcacatctttatatatgtttcatatttttaattgtagaTTTAGATAGTTTAGAGAATGCAAGCCCTGGTAGCAACAATaattgctcctttgtgactagTCAATTATAGTTTCGAATTGTGGAAATAGCCCCTTAGCAAAAACAAAGCCAGAATAAGGAGGATTCAAAAACAACCCTCCATTGACCCTTGCAAAGCAGTGAGCCCTATGCACTGAGGATGTCCTTTATTAGATAATATAGGCATTAAAATGCAAAGATTTATGCATAACTTCAATGCTGTAATATCTACTTCCAGAAATATTTGTCACTTGGACTATGCTTCTACTTATTagaattgataaaaaaataagatggagCTAGATAAGAGTTGTTTTACAACTTCAAGCCCTGACAATCATACTAGATATGATCTTCAAGCTTTTGCTATCCTACTTAACTCCACAAGCTTAAAACATTCAACAATCATAGGATACAACACCATTTAGTTCGTAATATATACTAGggatttccttttcttttcttattttcctctcttttgctaaaaaaatatttgttagaaACTACCAAGTCATAGCAATTGTGGGTATATCAGAAAATGAATAGACATTGTTCAATAAGTTATAGTGAGTATGGCCATACTTAGTAGCATTGTGTCCATAGATGTATATTCAGATGTATGATAAGCATTTGTTGTTTACCTTGACAATTGTTGTAACCATCTCCCTTGTACTGCACACCATCAACCAGTGGGCATTCACAAACCCTCCCACGAAAAGTATCCTAGTTACATATATGCCACAGTTAGAACTCAGTAGTGAAAAAATTAACGGGTGTACATTCAATCACTCATAGTTGAAAAAGGTACCCTGCACGCAGTAATGTTAGCTGCTTTATCTTGCCAGCAACCGCCATTGTAATCCAAACATTCATTTGTCTCTATGTCTGCAATGAAGACATTTCCATTCCAAAAATTCACCTTGTCACTGAAAATATTAATACCAGACTAAAACCAATATTCAGCTTAAAAAAGGAATTAGCAATTTACCACCACTCAAACAAACAGATGGCTCGGTAGTTTCCTCAAAACCTGCACAGATGGCCTTCAGGACAGCACCTTTCTCCAACTTCCCTGCAGTCACATAATTTCGGAAAACAAGACAAATTTCCTTtttaattgaagaaatataagttcACAAACAAACCTCGGTATTGCCGGTTATTAACAACAAGGGTAGGCAATATTGTTACATCTCCCCGTGATCCTTTCCCAATCTACATCAGAATATACTAATAGTCGGTTCCAAGATGAAACGGCATCACCAACTTCAAAGGGTTTGCAAAGTTGCTGAATCCATATTTTCATATGTTTAACAAAACTATATAAACTATAAACTCTTACCTGAGCATCTTGCTCTTCTTTCAGAACAGGATTCTCAGCATCCGCATCTGAGTCTCCCATACACTTATCAACCTTTTTGAGGTCAAGTCCTGTCCAGTTGAAACATGAAAATTATGATATAATTCATCAAAGGCCACTGGCATACTTAGAATCAGAGGACTAGATGATAAATTATTCACCTAGAGATCTGATAACACTGTCAGCACATTCCTTGttgtattttttctctttcatgggacacctaatttgaaaatcagtCACATAATCCCACCAGATCCACGGCTTATTGGTCTCGTTGGCCACTCTGAATACACAAAGCTGTCTTAAGTTTTCAAGAACTACATCTTTCCCTTCATAACCTCTGCTAAAATCCTGTTCTGGATCAGGAGCACAGTATCTTCCATGGTTTATACATTGGGACTTGCACTGTTTGCTTATCGTGAATGCATGGGGACAATACCAAGTTATGTAATGGGGAGTGAATTGTGTATAGCCACCTTTCTCAAGAATCTGAGCGGCACCCTTAAAACTTTTCACAAAATCCATCAGCATATCACATTTAAAACCACACTCATCATTGCTGTTGGTCCATAACTCATACTCAACACGATCATCTGGGTGTGGAACCGCTTCTCTCCAATCAAGATTCACATTAACCATTTCCCCTTCACTGATTGCCTTCTTTAACTTTTCACcaaaacttttttcaatcaatgcAGAAGGTATGGTGAtgttttcaatatattttgcaGATGAAATATCCTCTTCAGGTGTGTCCATTGTTATCAATGCTTCCTCAACGTCATCCGCTACAAGAACTGCAGAGGCACCAGCATTTTGGGCATTCCATACCTTCAAAGCAAAAAAGCAatctggaaaaagaaaaaatgcgGCCATAATTCATTACCATCTACTTGGCAGGTGAAGATAGAAATCTCAGGTTAATATAATCAGACAGTAAGAAGGCATAGGTTTATACACCAGACCTTGAGTTAAAACAAAGTGACATGATATGTAACAAACACAACTGgcatattttactttttattcaCTACGGTTCTTTACCATCTCAGCTAATTTTACGATCACAAAACAATCAGAATTAACGAGTCCCGGCTATTATTCCAAGAGGAGCATCCCCACAGGCCACAACCAAAAACCCCAACTAAACCTCAGGCACAAAAATAAATGcaataaatcaattaaagatGACAAAAGGGGTGCCTTCACAACTAAGCAATCAAACCTTCCAAGTTCCAACAAccttgaaaacagaaaaattaaCCAGATTCGGGGAAAAAATAGCTCATAAACCAAACAACCATTTCAAGCATCAGATAAAATATGCAAAGAGCGGCCATAAacaataaaaatcaataaaaggaTACTGTCACAATTCAACTTTCGCTATGAAGAAAGTTGGGGGTAGGGGAAGCAAAATTAGAGAAGGGGGGGGTGGAGAACTAAAAACAGAAGCGACAAACAGCTATGAAATACAAGAATCAACAGAAATGCCCCAAAGGATAACGAATTAATGCTCAGAGGAGCAATACAAACAGCTAAACACGAATTGgtcaaaaaaatataagcaCCTCCACGATCAACAGCCAATTAACTACACAAATCAAATAAATGACGAAAAGACACCCATAACCAATAAAGCCAACAAGAGGTATCAAAAACAGTAACCAACTAAACCACTCTAAAGCAACAGAAACAGCTGACCTCCACGATCGAGTAAAACGAAATTGGGCATAGCACCGGACTTTGGCTTGAACGAAACCCCAAATTCGTCGAAACTGCGGCAACCTTTCCGGTTCTCCTTGGGGTGCACCACCGTCCCTGCCATCGTCCCCCCGTACTTAGGAATCCCGAAGTTGCCAATGGCACTGTCGTGAGTTCCGAGGATATTATCCGGCGAAGTCACCGTCAAGCTGTTCTTCTCCACCACAAACCGACCTATTACCTCTCCGCTCAGATTCAGCAGCAAAAACCCTagaaacaccacaactactGATCTCCCAAACCCCATCTCCAATCACTATAAACAGATAATACAGGCAGATTCTAGTGATTCCAAGGATAAAACCTCCTATAATCACAGCTGATTACACTGAAATCATCAACCAGTGAATTCTAGTGACCTCAATCGATATGGTGAATCCTTAATCCACACATCTACAAGCAACTGCGAACGAGCGAATATATGGAAATTGGGGCGTTTAAAAACAAGAATTAATGGTAAAGAGAGGGTCttccactttctctctctctgcgaaTGCTCCCCAAACAGTACCGTAACGTTGAAGTATTTGCCGGGCGATCTTGGCTGTTATATCCCCTGCTTCGTGCGTCAGACGTGATATTCCAGGACATAAAAATTGCTATCGCCAGACCTTTTCGGACAAAAAGAGTCACACGAAAtaccaaataaaaataaaaagataatgtTAAACAGTCCAACGGAGTCGTCCGATTTCATCGGACAGTTAAACAGTGCAATTTCGTCCGATTGTTTGGCAcgatttaaaagaaaagaaaagaaaatagtggATATTAGTCGAAGGATATTCAAACCAAACCACGCATTCCAATCAAATGAAGTAACTAAGTTTATAATTTAATCTACTCTTCTAATTGAAAGCAATAGGCAAAATACCTATTcttctaatttaatatttatttaatataaagaaaacttggataaaaaaaaataatcacgTAATGTTTCTCACTTTTTTAACCggattataaataataatccagttattatgttattgttaaaatatgataattaaatttataacataaaaatataaagcaCAAGTAgagttagataaaaaaattgatgtgaTTTGCAAGTCACGAGGGAGTGGAGGGTTGCTATTTCAAGAAAAACTCACACCGTTATCTTAAAAAAAGTTTATACCATC
This window of the Diospyros lotus cultivar Yz01 chromosome 5, ASM1463336v1, whole genome shotgun sequence genome carries:
- the LOC127801897 gene encoding vacuolar-sorting receptor 3-like; the protein is MGFGRSVVVVFLGFLLLNLSGEVIGRFVVEKNSLTVTSPDNILGTHDSAIGNFGIPKYGGTMAGTVVHPKENRKGCRSFDEFGVSFKPKSGAMPNFVLLDRGDCFFALKVWNAQNAGASAVLVADDVEEALITMDTPEEDISSAKYIENITIPSALIEKSFGEKLKKAISEGEMVNVNLDWREAVPHPDDRVEYELWTNSNDECGFKCDMLMDFVKSFKGAAQILEKGGYTQFTPHYITWYCPHAFTISKQCKSQCINHGRYCAPDPEQDFSRGYEGKDVVLENLRQLCVFRVANETNKPWIWWDYVTDFQIRCPMKEKKYNKECADSVIRSLGLDLKKVDKCMGDSDADAENPVLKEEQDAQIGKGSRGDVTILPTLVVNNRQYRGKLEKGAVLKAICAGFEETTEPSVCLSGDIETNECLDYNGGCWQDKAANITACRDTFRGRVCECPLVDGVQYKGDGYNNCQASGPGRCKINNGGCWHDTRDGRTYSACLDNGDIKCMCPPGFKGDGVKSCEDIDECKERKVCQCPECSCKDTWGSYECTCSGGLLYMRDHDTCISKTATEERSAWAVIWVILIGLAVAAGGAYMVYKYRLRSYMDSEIRAIMAQYMPLDSQVEVPNHVSDSRA